GACCCGCGTCATCGCCGGACCGGTGGCCACCCGCGCGCTCGCCCTGTTCGGCGCCGAGGTGCTTCGCGTCGATCCGCCCCACCGCCCCGAAATCACCTGGCAGCACCTGGAAAATGGGCAGGGGAAGCGTTCGGCGACGGTGGACATGAACACGCGTGACGGACGTGCAGTGGTGAACCGACTGCTCGAATTCGCCGATGTCCTGGTTACCGGGTACCGCCCGGGCGCTCTCGAGCGCTTCGGACTCGAACACCGAGCGGACGTCCTGCACGGACGGGTCAGTGCCTGGGGTACCCGCGGACCATGGTCGGGACGGCGTGGCTTCGACAGTCTCGTCCAGGCTGCCACCGGCATCTCGGTACTCGAAGGTAGTGGTGAAGAACTCGGGCGCCTGCCGGCCCAGGCGCTGGACCACGCGAGCGGGTACCTGCTCGCTGCTGGAATCGTCTCGGAGCTGGCCGATCGTGCGTCCGGATTCGGGTCGGCCGCCACCGTCGAAGTATCCCTGGCCCGGACGGCCGCCTGGTTGCTCGAATCACCCGGACGGGATCCCGATCACGGTCCGGTCGAGACCCCGACACCGGACTGTGTGGTCACGAACGGTCGCGTCACAGCGGCGCGTCCGGTGTTCGACGACTACGCCGACTTCCCGTTTCCAGCACGCCCATGGGGAGCCGACGAGGCGCTCTGGTTGTGACGTGCCCTCTGTCTCGTCAGGGCCAGGGTCTCGTCAGGGTCGTCCGGCCAAAGCCGATGCCTCGGTGTAGAGCTCCTTGGCTTCCTCGGTCGAATCCACCTGCGGCGGAGACCCGTCGAGCGGTTGCGTGGCGGATTCGCGCAGGAAACCGACTGCAATGAGTCCGATGACGCCGCTCACGATGAGGTAGTAGGCAGGAATCATCGGACTGCCCGTTGCACTGACCAGAGCCGAGGTCACCAGGGGCGTAGTTCCGCCGAAGATGGAAACCGACAGGTTGAACCCGATCGAGAGCGCGGCGTAGCGAATCCGGGTGGGAAACAGGGCAGGCAGCGTCGATGCGCTCGGTGCCGCGAAACAGGCCAGTACGAGGCCGAGCAGGAGGCACGCGACGAGCGGCCCGACCCATCCGCTGCCACGCAACAGAAGAAAACACGGCACGGCCAGAACGATCTGCCCGACGGCCCCGAACACGAATACCGGTTTGCGGCCGATCCTGTCGGTGAGTCGGCCCACGAGCACGATGATGCTCACCACGACGATCATCGCCGAAAGCACGAGCAAGTCGGCACTGAGCTGACTACGTCCGACAACTTCGGTGAAGTACGTCGGAAGGTACGACGTCACCATGTAGTTGGTCACGTTGTACAACAGCACGATTCCCATGCAGATCAGCAGAGCCCGCCAGTGATCGGTGAAGATCTTTCCCACCGACCTCCGTGCACTCTCCTGCGCTTTCACCTTGCTGTCGTGTTCGTCGAGTTGCTTACGGAATGCGGGAGTGTCCTCGAGCTTGAGCCGTAGATACAGCCCGATGAGCCCCATCGGGCCGGCAACGAAGAACGGTATGCGCCAGCCCCATTCGACCATCGAGGCCTCGCCCAGCACCGCGTTGAGGATCGTCACCAGACCGGAGCCCATCGCGTACCCGACGAAGGTGCCGAAGTCGAGCCAACTACCGAGGAAGCCACGCCGTTTGTCCGGGGAGTACTCGGCGATGAAGGTCGTGGCACCGCCGTACTCACCGCCGGTGGAGAAGCCTTGAACCAAGCGTGCGACGAGAAGGAGAATCGGTGCCCAGATTCCGATGGTCGCGTAGCTGGGGATGAGTCCGACGGCCAGGGTGCCGATGGCCATCATGATCATCGTGGCGGCGAGCACCTTCTGCCGACCGATTCGGTCCCCCAACGGGCCGAAGAACAGGCCGCCCAGTGGCCGAACCACGAATGCTGCGGCGAACGTGGCGAACGTCGAGATGAGCTGAACCGCGGGCGTGGCGTCGGGATAGAACACCTTGCCCAGCGTCGCCGCCAGGTAGCCGTAGACACCGAAGTCGAACCACTCCATCGTGTTGCCGAGGGCCGCAGCCGACACCGCGCGTTTGAGCATCGGTTGATCGACGACGGTGATGCTCTCCTCCGACAGCGCCGGCTTTCTCCGCATCCGATGGGAGAACGCGTCACGTCGGAGGAGTTGGACATGCCGATGTCCCCATCGCGATTGTCGGGGTGACGACTCGGGAGATTCTGGACCTTGCGCAACCGTCATTGCTGCAACGTTAGCCAGGGGAATGACCGCTGATCAAACAGCGAACACGACAAAAAGCGACATCGGTCCAGGTTTCGCCAGGTCGGTGGTCGAATGATCCGTTTTGCCTGGCCCCCTTGACAATTGGGGCAATACGGTCGATCCGGACATCGGGGGACGAGGTGGACCGTCGCCCCTCGGCCCGGTACTGGCACGATGGACTCGTGCCGAACCACAACTACGGACTCACAGTGAACTGGACGGGCAACCGCGGCGAGGGCACCTCGGGCGCCTCCTGCTACGACCGCGACCACGTTGTCTCGGCTCCAGGGAAACCCGACCTCGCAGCAAGTTCCGATCCCAGCTTCCGCGGAGATGCAGAGCGCTGGAATCCCGAGGAGCTCCTCGTGGCCTCGCTGTCGAGTTGCCACATGCTCTGGTACCTCGGACTGGCCGCCGCATCGGGCGTGACCGTCACCGGCTACATCGACTCCCCCACCGGGGTGATGACCGAGCAATCCGACGGGTCCGGGCAGTTCGTCGAAGTCACCCTGGCCCCGGTCGTGAGCGTGGCCGACCCGTCGATGGTGGCCCGCGCCGAGAAACTGCACGCATCCGCGTCGTCGAAGTGCTTCATCGCACGTTCGGTCAATTTTCCGGTTCGCCACACCCCGACCACGCAGGTGGCCGCATGACGGTGCCACTGATCGTCGACGTCGACACCGGGATCGACGACTCGCTCGCCCTGCTCTACCTGCTCGCGACCGAGGAGGCAGACATACTGGGTATCGCCTCCACCGCCGGGAACGTGCCGGTCGATCAGGTTGCCGCGAACAACCTGGCCTGGCTCGACCTGTGCCGCGCAGGCGATGTCGAAGTAGCGCTCGGTGCCCAGATGCCGCTCGTGGCACCGCTGATGACCACGGAGGAAACCCACGGGCCACAGGGAATCGGGTATGCAGAGCTACCGGTCTCGCCGCGACCGCTGTCGGAGCGAGACGCCACCACGATGTGGATCGAGCTGGTCCGGTCGCGTCCGGGCGAGATCACCGGTCTCGTCACCGGTCCACTGACCAATCTCGCGCTGGCGATCCGGCGTGACCCCGAGCTTCCTCGACTGTTGAAGCGTCTGGTGCTGATGGGCGGAGCCTTCCAACACCAGGGCAACACCACACCTACCAGCGAATGGAACATCGCGGTGGACCCGGAGGCAGCCGCGGAGGTGTTCGCGGCCTTCTCCGGACTACCTGCCGAGCGTCGCCCCATCGTCTGTGCGCTCGACATCACCGAGACCATCGAGATGACGCCGGAACACGTCCGGCGGCTTGCCGAACGGGCCGGAAGCTCTCCAGGCGAGGTGATCTCGTCGAGTGATGCACCAGGGGTTCGGTCGACCGCGTCGAATCCGATCGTGCGGCACTTCTCCGACGCGGTGCGGTTCTACATGGAATTTCATCGTGATCACGATCAAGGATTCCTGGCGCACATGCACGATCCGTTCGCGGCCGCTGTCGCACTGGACGCGGATATCGCCACCTACCGTCACGCGACCGTCGACGTCGAACTCGTCGGAACCCTCACGCGCGGAACCACAGTCGCGGACTGGCGCGGAATGTGGGGCAGGGACGCGAACGTCGCGATCGCGACGCACACCGATCCGGAGGCGTTCTTCGACCGCTTGATCGATCGTGTCGGAGCTCTCGCCGCCCGGCTCTATCCCGCGACGCCGGCGGCCGACGCAGATTCAGGAATCGAACGCGTCGAGTAGCTCCTGCGCCGCGAGCGCGGCGGTCAGGGAACCGTCGCGCACCCGGGCCTCGACGTCGCTGCGGATGGCCTTGACGGAGGGATTCTGCGCCAGCCGGCGCAGCAGCTGATCGTTGACCATCGTCCACGTCCAATCGACCTGCTGCTTGCGACGCTTCTCTGCGAATTCGCCTGCGTCACTGAGTACTTGCCGATGGCGCAGCACTGTATCCCAGTACTCGTCGAGCCCGGTGCCCTCGATGGCACTCATCGTCAACACCGGGGGCTTCCAGATCGCATCGTGTGGATAGATCAGCCGCAACGCGCCCGCCAACTCCCGCGCCGCGTTCTTCGCGTCGGTCGCGTGCTTGCCGTCGGCCTTGTTGACGGCCACCAGATCGGCGAGTTCGAGAACGCCCTTCTTGATGCCCTGCAACTGATCTCCGGTGCGCGCAAGCGTGAGGAACGTGAAGCAGTCGACCATGTTCGCGACCGTCACCTCCGACTGTCCGACGCCCACCGTCTCGACCAGGATCACGTCGAAACCGGCTGCTTCGAGCAGGACGATGGTCTCTCGGGTCGCACGCGCCACTCCGCCCAGAGTTCCCGACGTCGGAGACGGCCGAATGTACGCGTTCTCCTGCACCGCCAATCGCGACATCCGGGTCTTGTCACCCAGGATCGAACCACCGGTCCGCGTCGACGACGGATCGACGGCCAGCACCGCGACCCGGTGCCCCTTCTCGATCAACCGCATTCCGAGCGCGTCGATGAAGGTCGATTTGCCGACCCCCGGCACGCCGGTGATTCCGACGCGATGGGAACCACCTGCATCGGGCAGAACCCGAAGAAGCAACTGCTGAGCAAGGTCTCGATGATCCGATCGAGTCGACTCGACCAGGGTGATGGCACGCGCCAGACCGGATCGCTCGTTCGCTCGGACCGCGTCGGCCACCGCATCGATGTCGATGGTTCGGCCTCTCGGCGACGCTGCACCGGTCGAGGTACTCGTGTTGTCGTTCGGAGAACCCATACTCAGGCGTTGGCCTCGCGTGGTGCGTGCCCGAGCGCGACGGACAGCTTCTCCACCAGCCCGATTGCGGCGTCGGCGATGACGGTGCCCGGAGGGAAGATCGCCGCGGCGCCCGCCGCGTAGAGCTCGTCGAAGTCACCGGGCGGGATGACGCCACCGACGACGATCATGATGTCTCCGCGGCCGACGTCGGCCAAGGCCTGACGCAAGGCGGGCACCAGCGTCAGATGGCCTGCCGCCAGGGACGACACGCCGACCACGTGGACGTCGTTGTCGGCGGCCTGGCGGGCCACCTCCTCCGGCGTCTGGAACAGTGGGCCGACGTCGACGTCGAAGCCGATGTCCGCGAACGCCGTGGCGATGACCTTCTGGCCACGGTCGTGCCCGTCCTGACCCATCTTGCACACCAGCACACGGGGCCGACGGCCCTCGTCCTCGGCGAACTGCTCGACCAGCCCGGTGGCGCGGGTGATGTTCTCGGATTTACCTGCCTCGTCGCGGTACACACCACTGATTGTCCGGATTTCCGCCTGATGGCGCCCGTAGACCTTCTCGAGCGCATCGGAGATTTCGCCGACGGTGGCCATCTTGCGCGCGGCGTCGATGGCGAGAGCGAGCAGATTGTTCTCCATTCCCGGCTGATCCGAGGCCGCGGCCCGGGTCAGATTCGCCAGTGCTGCCTCGACTTCGGCCGTGTCGCGCTCGGCACGAAGGCGTTCGAGCTTCTCGATCTGCTCACGGCGGACCTTCGAGTTCTCGACCTTGAGCACCTCGATGGTGTCGGGCTCGTCGGGCACGTACTTGTTGACGCCCACCAGCGGCTGTCGGCCGGAGTCGATGCGAGCCTGGGTGCGGGCCGCCGCCTCCTCGATGCGCAGCTTGGGAATGCCCTCACCGATGGCCTGGGCCATACCGCCCGCTTCCTCGACCTCGGCGATATGTGCCCGAGCCCGATTCGCGAGCTGGTGGGTGAGCCATTCGACGTAATGCGAGCCGCCCCACGGATCGATCGGGCGCACGGTGTTGGATTCCTGAGCGATGAGCAGCTGGGTGTTGCGTGCGATGCGGGCCGAGAAGTCCGTCGGCAGCGCCAGTGCTTCGTCGAGCGCATTGGTATGCAGGGACTGGGTGTGGCCCTGGGTCGCGGCCATGGCTTCGACGCAGGTACGCGCGACGTTGTTGAAGACGTCCTGTGCAGTCAACGACCAACCCGACGTCTGCGAATGAGTGCGCAGCGAACGGGATTTGGCGCTCTTGGGCTCGAATTGTTGGACGAGTTCGGCCCATAGCAGGCGCCCGGCACGGAGCTTGGCGACCTCCATGAAGAAGTTCATTCCGATGGCCCAGAAGAACGACAGTCGCGGTGCGAACGTATCGATGTCCATACCTGCATCGAGGCCGGCGCGGATGTACTCGACACCGTCCGCGAGGGTGTAGGCCAGTTCGAGATCGGCTGTGGCACCGGCTTCTTGGATGTGGTAGCCGGAGATCGAGATCGAGTTGTACTTCGGCATCTTCTCGCTGGTGTACGCGA
The nucleotide sequence above comes from Rhodococcoides fascians A25f. Encoded proteins:
- a CDS encoding CoA transferase, producing MSAWLAATLPVATIAAESVGALGTAVGRLRGVLGPSPTGAGPTASAERIAASFMGDSMLRLDGAPVQPFADLSGFFRVSDGWVRTHANYPHHRTALLETVGLDEGCGTDEFAARVAGIAAADLEWSCAQNGALAVQVRTEDQWSAEPAGIAAGSGPVIARSDDTGSATYRVPEFRGTTAAPLAGVRVLDLTRVIAGPVATRALALFGAEVLRVDPPHRPEITWQHLENGQGKRSATVDMNTRDGRAVVNRLLEFADVLVTGYRPGALERFGLEHRADVLHGRVSAWGTRGPWSGRRGFDSLVQAATGISVLEGSGEELGRLPAQALDHASGYLLAAGIVSELADRASGFGSAATVEVSLARTAAWLLESPGRDPDHGPVETPTPDCVVTNGRVTAARPVFDDYADFPFPARPWGADEALWL
- the proP gene encoding glycine betaine/L-proline transporter ProP; this translates as MRRKPALSEESITVVDQPMLKRAVSAAALGNTMEWFDFGVYGYLAATLGKVFYPDATPAVQLISTFATFAAAFVVRPLGGLFFGPLGDRIGRQKVLAATMIMMAIGTLAVGLIPSYATIGIWAPILLLVARLVQGFSTGGEYGGATTFIAEYSPDKRRGFLGSWLDFGTFVGYAMGSGLVTILNAVLGEASMVEWGWRIPFFVAGPMGLIGLYLRLKLEDTPAFRKQLDEHDSKVKAQESARRSVGKIFTDHWRALLICMGIVLLYNVTNYMVTSYLPTYFTEVVGRSQLSADLLVLSAMIVVVSIIVLVGRLTDRIGRKPVFVFGAVGQIVLAVPCFLLLRGSGWVGPLVACLLLGLVLACFAAPSASTLPALFPTRIRYAALSIGFNLSVSIFGGTTPLVTSALVSATGSPMIPAYYLIVSGVIGLIAVGFLRESATQPLDGSPPQVDSTEEAKELYTEASALAGRP
- a CDS encoding OsmC family protein, with the protein product MPNHNYGLTVNWTGNRGEGTSGASCYDRDHVVSAPGKPDLAASSDPSFRGDAERWNPEELLVASLSSCHMLWYLGLAAASGVTVTGYIDSPTGVMTEQSDGSGQFVEVTLAPVVSVADPSMVARAEKLHASASSKCFIARSVNFPVRHTPTTQVAA
- a CDS encoding nucleoside hydrolase, which translates into the protein MTVPLIVDVDTGIDDSLALLYLLATEEADILGIASTAGNVPVDQVAANNLAWLDLCRAGDVEVALGAQMPLVAPLMTTEETHGPQGIGYAELPVSPRPLSERDATTMWIELVRSRPGEITGLVTGPLTNLALAIRRDPELPRLLKRLVLMGGAFQHQGNTTPTSEWNIAVDPEAAAEVFAAFSGLPAERRPIVCALDITETIEMTPEHVRRLAERAGSSPGEVISSSDAPGVRSTASNPIVRHFSDAVRFYMEFHRDHDQGFLAHMHDPFAAAVALDADIATYRHATVDVELVGTLTRGTTVADWRGMWGRDANVAIATHTDPEAFFDRLIDRVGALAARLYPATPAADADSGIERVE
- the meaB gene encoding methylmalonyl Co-A mutase-associated GTPase MeaB; its protein translation is MGSPNDNTSTSTGAASPRGRTIDIDAVADAVRANERSGLARAITLVESTRSDHRDLAQQLLLRVLPDAGGSHRVGITGVPGVGKSTFIDALGMRLIEKGHRVAVLAVDPSSTRTGGSILGDKTRMSRLAVQENAYIRPSPTSGTLGGVARATRETIVLLEAAGFDVILVETVGVGQSEVTVANMVDCFTFLTLARTGDQLQGIKKGVLELADLVAVNKADGKHATDAKNAARELAGALRLIYPHDAIWKPPVLTMSAIEGTGLDEYWDTVLRHRQVLSDAGEFAEKRRKQQVDWTWTMVNDQLLRRLAQNPSVKAIRSDVEARVRDGSLTAALAAQELLDAFDS
- the scpA gene encoding methylmalonyl-CoA mutase codes for the protein MTTDENRISHTIGSFADVPLVDPDEPTPSPPSAEDVAAHVEQGAKANFYTPEQVVWSTPEGIDVKPVFTEADRDAAEAEGYPLHSYPGAPPFLRGPYPTMYVNQPWTIRQYAGFSTAAESNAFYRRNLAAGQKGLSVAFDLATHRGYDSDHPRVQGDVGMAGVAIDSIYDMRQLFDGIDLGSVSVSMTMNGAVLPILALYVAAAEEQGVGPEKLAGTIQNDILKEFMVRNTYIYPPKPSMRIISDIFAYTSEKMPKYNSISISGYHIQEAGATADLELAYTLADGVEYIRAGLDAGMDIDTFAPRLSFFWAIGMNFFMEVAKLRAGRLLWAELVQQFEPKSAKSRSLRTHSQTSGWSLTAQDVFNNVARTCVEAMAATQGHTQSLHTNALDEALALPTDFSARIARNTQLLIAQESNTVRPIDPWGGSHYVEWLTHQLANRARAHIAEVEEAGGMAQAIGEGIPKLRIEEAAARTQARIDSGRQPLVGVNKYVPDEPDTIEVLKVENSKVRREQIEKLERLRAERDTAEVEAALANLTRAAASDQPGMENNLLALAIDAARKMATVGEISDALEKVYGRHQAEIRTISGVYRDEAGKSENITRATGLVEQFAEDEGRRPRVLVCKMGQDGHDRGQKVIATAFADIGFDVDVGPLFQTPEEVARQAADNDVHVVGVSSLAAGHLTLVPALRQALADVGRGDIMIVVGGVIPPGDFDELYAAGAAAIFPPGTVIADAAIGLVEKLSVALGHAPREANA